The following are encoded in a window of Thiohalobacter sp. IOR34 genomic DNA:
- a CDS encoding protein-L-isoaspartate O-methyltransferase: MSETATAFDFEQARFNMIEQQIRPWDVLDQRVLDVLAATPREDFVPPAFRSSLALADVSLPLGHGQTMLPPRLEGRILQSLEIDPGDRILEIGTGSGYLTACLARLGDQVLSVDIFPEFLEDTGRKLEAQRIHNVELRQADAAAGWPAEDRFDVIVLTGSLPEFHDGFHRSLGPGGRLFLVAGRPPIMEAMLITRIDEDQWSREDLFETSLPPLLNAPLSAGFSL, encoded by the coding sequence ATGAGCGAGACGGCCACCGCCTTCGATTTCGAACAGGCCCGCTTCAATATGATCGAGCAGCAGATCCGGCCCTGGGATGTGCTCGACCAGCGGGTGCTCGACGTCCTTGCCGCCACCCCGCGCGAGGATTTCGTGCCCCCTGCCTTCCGTTCCTCCCTGGCCCTTGCCGACGTCAGCCTGCCACTCGGCCATGGCCAGACCATGCTGCCGCCGCGCCTGGAAGGCCGCATCCTGCAGTCGCTGGAGATCGACCCCGGCGACCGCATCCTCGAGATCGGCACCGGCAGTGGCTACCTGACCGCCTGCCTGGCCCGCCTCGGCGACCAGGTGCTGAGCGTCGATATCTTCCCGGAGTTCCTGGAGGACACCGGCCGCAAGCTGGAGGCGCAGCGCATCCACAACGTCGAGCTGCGCCAGGCCGATGCCGCTGCCGGCTGGCCGGCCGAGGACCGTTTCGACGTGATCGTCCTCACCGGCTCGCTGCCCGAGTTCCACGACGGCTTCCATCGGAGCCTCGGCCCCGGCGGCCGCCTGTTCCTGGTGGCCGGCCGGCCGCCGATCATGGAGGCCATGCTGATCACCCGCATCGACGAGGATCAATGGAGCCGCGAGGATCTGTTCGAGACCAGTCTGCCGCCACTGCTGAATGCCCCGCTCAGCGCCGGCTTCAGCCTCTAG
- a CDS encoding TolC family outer membrane protein: MPTRKQIQRLALAIGLALGSAGAPGADLLQVYRQAREQDPGLRAAAAARQAALEARPQARALLLPSLGFQGKASRNSYDKRNSDEKTAYSTNQTYTLALTQPLYRYDRIVQLRQADSQIAQAEAEYSAAEQELMLKVAERYFDVLAAVDDLRFARADKDAIHRQLEQAQQRFEVGLIAITDVQEAQARFDLATSQVILAENRLDSAREALREITGALDETLQPLGEGLELVAPQPQAMDAWVERALEGNLGLAATRAAVEAARKEVRRQYAGHYPTLDLTASYTYQDANFGGVFPLERNDGSIGVELNIPIYQGGLVSSRTRQANHLLQQARDQLEAQRRSTTRQTRDAYRGVVSGIAQVRAMEQALKSTETALRAAETGFEVGTRTIVDVLNAQQERYRAERDLARARYDYLLNTLRLKQAAGSLSPQDIEQVNRWLQ; this comes from the coding sequence ATGCCGACGCGGAAACAGATTCAGCGCCTGGCCCTGGCCATCGGCCTGGCCCTCGGCAGTGCCGGAGCGCCGGGCGCCGACCTGCTGCAGGTCTACCGCCAGGCCCGGGAACAGGATCCGGGGTTGCGCGCCGCCGCCGCCGCCCGCCAGGCCGCCCTGGAGGCCCGCCCCCAGGCCCGCGCCCTGCTGCTGCCTTCGCTCGGCTTTCAGGGCAAGGCCAGCCGCAACAGCTATGACAAGCGCAACTCGGACGAGAAGACTGCCTATTCCACCAACCAGACCTACACGCTGGCACTGACCCAGCCGCTGTACCGTTACGACCGCATTGTCCAGTTGCGCCAGGCCGACAGCCAAATCGCCCAGGCGGAAGCGGAATACTCGGCCGCCGAGCAGGAACTGATGCTCAAGGTCGCGGAACGCTACTTCGACGTGCTGGCCGCGGTGGACGATCTCCGTTTCGCGCGCGCCGACAAGGACGCCATCCACCGCCAGCTGGAACAGGCCCAGCAGCGCTTCGAGGTGGGCCTGATCGCCATCACCGACGTGCAGGAGGCCCAGGCCCGCTTCGACCTCGCCACCTCCCAGGTGATCCTCGCCGAGAACCGGCTCGATTCCGCCCGCGAGGCCCTGCGCGAGATCACCGGCGCCCTGGACGAGACGCTGCAACCGCTGGGAGAAGGGCTGGAACTGGTGGCGCCGCAACCGCAGGCGATGGACGCCTGGGTGGAGCGCGCCCTGGAGGGCAACCTCGGCCTGGCCGCCACCCGTGCCGCGGTCGAGGCGGCGCGCAAGGAGGTCCGGCGCCAGTACGCCGGTCACTACCCGACCCTCGACCTGACCGCCAGCTACACCTACCAGGATGCCAACTTCGGTGGCGTCTTCCCGCTGGAGCGCAATGACGGCTCGATCGGCGTCGAGCTGAACATCCCCATCTACCAGGGCGGCCTGGTCAGCTCCAGAACCCGCCAGGCCAACCACCTGCTGCAACAGGCCCGCGACCAGCTGGAGGCCCAGCGCCGCAGCACCACCCGCCAGACCCGCGACGCCTACCGCGGCGTGGTCAGCGGCATCGCCCAGGTACGCGCCATGGAACAGGCCCTGAAGTCCACCGAGACTGCCCTGCGGGCCGCCGAGACCGGTTTCGAGGTCGGCACCCGCACCATCGTCGACGTGCTCAATGCCCAGCAGGAACGCTACCGCGCCGAGCGCGATCTGGCCCGCGCCCGCTACGACTACCTGCTCAACACCCTGCGCCTGAAACAGGCCGCCGGCAGCCTCTCCCCCCAGGACATCGAACAGGTCAACCGCTGGCTGCAGTGA
- the waaA gene encoding lipid IV(A) 3-deoxy-D-manno-octulosonic acid transferase: MRAALVQYPGEGPLVRGLYSLVLYALAPLVLLRLLLRGPAYRRRWRERFGYVPPLAARPRIWLHAVSVGEVQAASPLIQALLQRHPDHELLVTTTTPTGSAQLEKLFGGRVRHLYMPYDLPGVVRRFLGRVRPRLVLIMETEIWPNLFHACARRGIPLLLVNARLSARSAAGYRRVRRLTAATLSCLDALAAQGRADAERLIALGAAPDRVQVTGNTKFDVTVPASLRERAEVLRREWGLRHVWIAGSTHEGEDAVLLAAHRRLRERFPDALLVLVPRHPERFAPLADALRAEGWRLARRSAGEAVAAETEVYLGDTMGELLLLYAAADVAFVGGSLVEVGGHNPLEPAALGLPVLFGPHHFNFEEISRLLREAGGAREVADAESLAREVGELFADPNRRHAWGEQARQVVAANRGARDRVLAMIEAVLLRTAP; encoded by the coding sequence ATGCGCGCCGCCTTGGTGCAATATCCGGGTGAGGGGCCGCTGGTGAGAGGCCTCTACTCCCTCGTCCTCTACGCCCTGGCGCCGCTGGTGCTGTTGCGACTGCTGCTGCGCGGCCCCGCCTACCGGCGGCGCTGGCGGGAGCGCTTCGGTTACGTGCCCCCCCTGGCAGCGCGTCCGCGCATCTGGCTGCATGCGGTCTCGGTGGGCGAGGTGCAGGCCGCCTCGCCGCTGATCCAGGCCCTGCTGCAGCGCCATCCCGACCACGAGTTGCTGGTGACCACCACCACGCCGACCGGCTCGGCGCAGCTGGAGAAGCTGTTCGGCGGCCGGGTGCGGCATCTGTACATGCCCTATGACCTGCCCGGCGTGGTGCGGCGTTTTCTCGGCCGGGTGCGGCCGCGCCTGGTGCTGATCATGGAGACCGAGATCTGGCCCAACCTGTTCCACGCCTGTGCCCGCCGCGGCATCCCCCTGCTGCTGGTCAATGCGCGGCTCTCGGCGCGTTCGGCCGCCGGCTACCGGCGCGTCCGCCGGCTCACTGCTGCAACCCTGTCCTGCCTGGATGCGCTGGCGGCACAGGGTCGGGCCGATGCCGAGCGGCTGATCGCGCTGGGCGCGGCCCCCGACCGGGTCCAGGTGACGGGCAATACCAAGTTCGACGTGACCGTGCCCGCCAGCCTGCGGGAACGGGCCGAGGTGCTGCGCCGCGAATGGGGGCTGCGCCACGTGTGGATCGCGGGCAGCACCCACGAGGGCGAGGACGCCGTGCTGCTGGCGGCGCACCGCCGCCTGCGTGAACGTTTTCCCGATGCCCTTCTGGTGCTGGTGCCGCGCCACCCGGAACGTTTTGCGCCCCTTGCCGATGCCCTGCGGGCCGAGGGCTGGCGCCTGGCCCGACGCAGCGCCGGCGAGGCGGTGGCGGCGGAAACCGAGGTCTATCTGGGTGACACCATGGGTGAGCTGCTGCTGCTCTACGCGGCGGCCGACGTCGCCTTCGTCGGCGGCAGCCTGGTGGAGGTGGGCGGGCATAATCCCCTGGAACCGGCGGCGCTGGGTTTGCCGGTGCTGTTCGGGCCGCATCACTTCAATTTCGAGGAGATCTCCCGGCTGTTGCGGGAGGCAGGCGGCGCGCGGGAGGTTGCGGATGCCGAATCACTGGCCCGCGAGGTCGGCGAGCTGTTCGCCGATCCCAACCGGCGCCATGCCTGGGGCGAGCAGGCCCGCCAGGTGGTGGCCGCGAACCGCGGCGCGCGGGACCGGGTGCTGGCGATGATCGAGGCGGTGCTCCTCCGCACAGCCCCCTGA
- the rfaD gene encoding ADP-glyceromanno-heptose 6-epimerase, protein MIIVTGGAGFIGSNIVKALNESGQDDILVVDNLSNGVKFKNLADLQIRDYMDKQDFIERVRAGAAPGPVEAVFHEGACSATTEWDGRYMMHNNYDYSKDLLHFCLEHGVSYLYASSASVYGGGRVFRESLEYEEPLNVYGYSKFQFDQYVRRILPQAGSQVVGFRYFNVYGPREQHKGSMASVAFHLNNQLKEGDSVRLFEGCDGYGDGEQRRDFIYVGDAVEVNLWFLGHPDRSGIFNVGTGRSQTFNDVANAVIAWHGRGHIEYIPFPDHLKGRYQSFTEADISALRAAGYERPFKTVEQGVAEYMALLNAGEVGA, encoded by the coding sequence ATGATCATCGTAACCGGCGGCGCCGGCTTCATCGGCTCCAACATCGTCAAGGCGCTCAACGAAAGCGGCCAGGACGACATCCTGGTGGTGGACAACCTCAGCAACGGCGTGAAATTCAAGAACCTCGCCGACCTGCAGATCCGCGACTACATGGACAAGCAGGACTTCATCGAGCGGGTACGCGCCGGTGCCGCGCCGGGGCCGGTCGAGGCGGTGTTCCACGAGGGCGCCTGCTCGGCGACCACCGAGTGGGATGGCCGCTACATGATGCACAACAACTACGACTACTCGAAGGATCTGCTGCACTTCTGCCTGGAGCACGGCGTCAGCTACCTGTACGCCTCCTCCGCCTCGGTCTATGGCGGTGGCCGGGTGTTCCGCGAGTCGCTGGAGTACGAGGAGCCGCTCAACGTCTACGGTTATTCCAAGTTCCAGTTCGACCAGTACGTGCGGCGCATCCTGCCGCAGGCGGGCAGCCAGGTGGTCGGCTTCCGCTACTTCAATGTCTACGGGCCACGCGAGCAGCACAAGGGCAGCATGGCCAGCGTCGCCTTCCATCTCAACAACCAGCTCAAGGAGGGCGACAGCGTGCGTCTGTTCGAGGGCTGCGACGGTTACGGTGACGGCGAGCAGCGGCGCGACTTCATCTATGTCGGCGACGCGGTGGAGGTCAACCTCTGGTTCCTCGGTCACCCCGACCGGTCGGGCATCTTCAATGTCGGCACCGGGCGCAGCCAGACCTTCAACGACGTGGCCAATGCGGTGATCGCCTGGCACGGCCGTGGCCACATCGAATACATTCCCTTCCCCGATCATCTCAAGGGACGCTACCAGAGCTTCACCGAGGCGGACATCAGCGCCCTGCGCGCGGCCGGTTACGAGCGGCCGTTCAAGACCGTGGAGCAGGGTGTGGCCGAGTACATGGCGTTGCTCAACGCCGGGGAGGTCGGGGCCTGA
- the hldE gene encoding bifunctional D-glycero-beta-D-manno-heptose-7-phosphate kinase/D-glycero-beta-D-manno-heptose 1-phosphate adenylyltransferase HldE, producing MIPQIPAFDQARVLVVGDVMLDRYWHGSTSRISPEAPVPVVHIGSSEERPGGAGNVALNIAALQAQAVVLGLTGDDEAADSLTRALQSAGVECRLQRLAGAPTVTKLRIISRHQQLIRLDFETGFEDVDPAPLLSSYGEALPDCGAVVISDYGKGALRPLRELIEAARAAGRPVLVDPKRNDFSVYADASLITPNLAEFEAVVGPCRSEEELVEKGLELIRRHRLEALLVTRGEQGMTLLREGHPEFHLPAEAREVFDVTGAGDTVIAVLAACLAAGSDLQHATALANVAAGIVVGKLGTAAASIPEIRRVLAMQHAAGSGVLSEEQLAVAVADARAHGERIVMTNGCFDILHAGHVSYLAEARRLGDRLIVAVNDDASVRRLKGEGRPINPLERRMAVLAALGSVNWVVPFSEETPERLICAIKPDVLVKGGDYQPQEIAGHQCVEANGGQVIVLGFQDGVSTSHIIDAIRRAED from the coding sequence ATGATTCCCCAGATTCCCGCATTCGATCAGGCACGCGTGCTGGTCGTCGGCGACGTCATGCTCGACCGCTACTGGCACGGCTCGACCTCGCGCATCTCGCCCGAGGCGCCGGTGCCGGTGGTGCACATCGGCAGTTCCGAGGAGCGGCCGGGCGGGGCCGGCAACGTGGCGCTGAACATCGCCGCGCTCCAGGCGCAAGCAGTGGTGCTGGGCCTGACCGGTGACGACGAGGCGGCGGACAGCCTGACCCGGGCGCTGCAGTCGGCGGGGGTCGAGTGCCGCCTGCAGCGCCTGGCCGGCGCGCCCACCGTGACCAAGCTGCGCATCATCAGCCGTCACCAGCAGCTGATCCGGCTCGATTTCGAGACCGGTTTCGAGGACGTGGATCCGGCGCCGCTGCTCTCGAGCTATGGTGAGGCGCTGCCGGACTGCGGTGCGGTGGTGATCTCCGATTACGGCAAGGGGGCGCTGCGCCCCCTGCGCGAGCTGATCGAGGCGGCGCGTGCCGCCGGCCGGCCGGTGCTGGTCGATCCCAAGCGAAACGACTTCTCGGTCTATGCCGACGCCAGCCTGATCACTCCCAACCTGGCCGAGTTCGAGGCCGTGGTCGGGCCTTGCCGCAGCGAGGAGGAACTGGTGGAGAAGGGCCTGGAACTGATCCGCCGCCATCGCCTGGAGGCCCTGCTGGTGACCCGTGGCGAACAGGGCATGACCCTGCTGCGCGAGGGCCACCCCGAGTTCCATCTGCCGGCCGAGGCGCGCGAGGTGTTCGACGTCACCGGTGCCGGGGATACGGTGATCGCGGTGCTGGCGGCCTGCCTGGCGGCCGGTTCCGACCTGCAGCACGCCACCGCCCTGGCCAATGTCGCGGCCGGCATCGTGGTCGGCAAGCTGGGCACGGCGGCGGCTTCCATTCCGGAGATCCGCCGGGTTCTGGCCATGCAGCATGCCGCCGGTTCCGGGGTGCTCAGCGAGGAACAGCTGGCGGTGGCGGTGGCCGACGCCCGGGCCCATGGCGAGCGCATCGTGATGACCAACGGCTGTTTCGACATCCTGCATGCCGGCCACGTCAGCTACCTGGCCGAGGCGCGCCGTCTCGGTGACCGGCTGATCGTGGCGGTCAACGACGACGCCTCGGTGCGCCGGCTGAAGGGCGAGGGGCGGCCGATCAATCCCCTGGAACGGCGCATGGCGGTGCTGGCGGCGCTGGGCAGCGTCAACTGGGTGGTGCCCTTCAGCGAGGAGACGCCGGAGCGGCTGATCTGCGCCATCAAGCCCGATGTGCTGGTCAAGGGCGGCGACTATCAGCCGCAGGAGATCGCCGGCCACCAGTGTGTGGAGGCGAACGGCGGCCAGGTGATCGTGCTCGGTTTCCAGGACGGCGTCTCCACCTCGCACATCATCGACGCCATCCGCCGGGCGGAGGACTGA